Part of the Vicinamibacteria bacterium genome, CCTGGTCGACACTCATCTCCTGCTCTGGGCGGTCGCCCAGAGCCGGCGCCTTTCGAAGAAAGCTCGCCGGCTCCTCGAGGACCCGCGGAACGATGTGTACTACAGCGCCGCGAGCCTCTGGGAGATCGCGATCAAGCTCGGGTTGGGGCGTGATGACTTCGACGTTGATCTCGGCGAGCTCCGGTCGGCGCTGATTGACATGGGGTTCGTGGAGCTTCCCGTCACGGGCGGCCACGCTGAAAGGCTCGTCGCCCTTCCCCCGATTCACAAGGACCCGTTCGACCGCATGCTCGTCGCGCAAAGCCTATCGGAACCTCTCATCCTGCTGACCAACGACGACGTGCTCAAGGAATACGGCGAGCTCGTCCACGTGGTATGACTCCAAGGCGAGGGCGCGAGTCGAGATCTCGGTCAGTTGGGCGGTAGCCCCCTGAAACGGGCGTGCAGGTCCACTCCAGCGCGCTCGAGCTTCCGCCAGCGAACGAAGAAGACGCAAGAAGCCACGGCGAGCACGATGAGATAGGTGTAGAACGCGTGGTAGTACCAGGCGTCGGATTCCGTGGACAGATCCTTGACGACCTGGAGAACGATAAGCACCGTGAGAAGCACCGCGCTCGTGCCACCCACCAGGAGTTGTGCCCGCCGACCGGTCAGAAAACGGACTTGCCGCGCCAGCTCGGGATTGCGCGAGGGAAGAAAAACGACGGACAGCGCCATCAAAAAGAAGTTCACCAGCATCGATGTCACTAGAAGATCCACCCCGACGAAGAAATCTCCCGCCGAATGGTTGAGAAGAATCCCTACCGAGGCCGTTGCCGCGCTCGCGACGATCGCCCAGTGAGGGGTGTGGTAGCGCACGTTGATCGCGGCGAAGCCTCTCGGAAAAATCTCGTCCTCGGCCCAGGCGAACATGAGCCGCGAGACCGAGAGGATCATGGCCGGTAGATCGTTGGCGAGAGCGATGGTCGCCGCCGCCACGATTGCCACGGAGAAGGCCGGCGGCAGCAGATAAGCGAGCAGACCGGGCGCAGTCAGGTCGGTAGTGGCGGCTCGCTCAGCGATGAAGCTCCAGGGAACGGCGTGGTAGATGGCCGCCGTGAAGCTCATGTAGTAGGCGCCGACGCTCGCGATCGAAAGGACGATTGCGAGCGGCAGATTGCGAGACGGGTTCTTCGCCTCGCCCCCGGCCTGGGCTACGGCGTCGAAGCCGATGAAGCTCGAGAACAACAAAACCGAAGCCGTGAGAATCCGCTCC contains:
- a CDS encoding type II toxin-antitoxin system VapC family toxin, whose translation is MRLLVDTHLLLWAVAQSRRLSKKARRLLEDPRNDVYYSAASLWEIAIKLGLGRDDFDVDLGELRSALIDMGFVELPVTGGHAERLVALPPIHKDPFDRMLVAQSLSEPLILLTNDDVLKEYGELVHVV
- a CDS encoding APC family permease; its protein translation is MSTGLRRDLGLLGLVATGVCAMLGAGINVVPFMIQRNVPGIDGNVLLAYSLGVVPALLAALCYAILASAMPRAGGSYVFASRALSPYLGFVASFSQWFGISMAIGVVAYVLVPFLRDIAASVSFSGVAAFLETSAVRLVVPLAFLWLFTVVNLMGTKTYERTLVPLMVLMFTGGLVAIPAGFLFDHGDFVAAVEAREGVQIALPPPESYDWERILTASVLLFSSFIGFDAVAQAGGEAKNPSRNLPLAIVLSIASVGAYYMSFTAAIYHAVPWSFIAERAATTDLTAPGLLAYLLPPAFSVAIVAAATIALANDLPAMILSVSRLMFAWAEDEIFPRGFAAINVRYHTPHWAIVASAATASVGILLNHSAGDFFVGVDLLVTSMLVNFFLMALSVVFLPSRNPELARQVRFLTGRRAQLLVGGTSAVLLTVLIVLQVVKDLSTESDAWYYHAFYTYLIVLAVASCVFFVRWRKLERAGVDLHARFRGLPPN